A portion of the Equus quagga isolate Etosha38 chromosome 17, UCLA_HA_Equagga_1.0, whole genome shotgun sequence genome contains these proteins:
- the FLRT1 gene encoding leucine-rich repeat transmembrane protein FLRT1 has protein sequence MVVAHPAATATTTPAATVTATVVMTTATMDLRDWLFLCYGLIAFLTEVIDSTTCPSVCRCDNGFIYCNDRGLTAIPTDIPDDATTLYLQNNQINNAGIPQDLKTKVNVQVIYLYENDLDEFPVNLPRSLRELHLQDNNVRTIARDSLARIPLLEKLHLDDNSVSTVSIEEDAFADSKQLKLLFLSRNHLSSIPSGLPRTLEELRLDDNRISTIPLHAFKGLNSLRRLVLDGNLLANQRIADDTFSRLQNLTELSLVRNSLAAPPLNLPSAHLQKLYLQDNAISHVPYNTLAKMRELERLDLSNNNLTTLPRGLFDDLENLAQLLLRNNPWFCGCNLMWLRDWVKARAAVVNVRGLMCQGPEKVRGMAIKDITSEMDECFETGSQGGAANAAAKTTASNYASATTPQGSLFTLKAKRPGLRLPDSNLDYPMATGDGAKTLVIHVKPLTADSIRITWKATLPASSFRLSWLRLGHSPAVGSITETLVQGDKTEYLLTALEPKSTYIICMVTMETGNTYVADETPVCAKAETADSYGPTTTLNQEQNADPMAGLPLAGIIGGAVALVFLFLVLGAICWYVHRAGELLTQERAYNRSSRKKDDYMESGTKKDNSILEIRGPGLQMLPINPYHAKEEYVVHTIFPSNGSSLCKGTHTIGYGTTRGYRDGGIPDIDYSYT, from the coding sequence ATGGTGGTGGCACATCCCGccgccaccgccaccaccacGCCCGCTGCCACCGTCACAGCCACCGTCGTGATGACCACGGCTACCATGGACCTGCGGGACTGGCTGTTCCTCTGCTACGGGCTCATCGCCTTCCTCACGGAGGTCATCGACAGCACCACCTGCCCCTCCGTGTGCCGCTGCGACAACGGCTTCATCTACTGCAACGACCGGGGGCTCACCGCCATCCCCACCGACATCCCTGACGACGCCACCACCCTCTACCTGCAGAACAACCAGATCAACAACGCCGGCATCCCCCAGGACCTCAAGACCAAGGTCAACGTGCAGGTCATCTACCTGTACGAGAACGACCTGGACGAGTTCCCCGTCAACCTGCCCCGTTCTCTGCGGGAGCTGCACCTACAGGACAACAACGTGCGCACCATCGCCAGGGACTCGCTGGCCCGCATCCCACTGCTGGAGAAGCTGCACCTGGATGACAACTCCGTGTCCACCGTCAGCATCGAGGAGGACGCCTTTGCCGACAGCAAGCAGCTTAAGCTGCTCTTCCTGAGCCGGAACCACCTGAGCAGCATCCCCTCGGGGCTGCCCCGCACGCTGGAGGAGCTGCGGCTGGACGACAACCGCATCTCCACCATCCCCCTGCACGCCTTCAAGGGCCTCAACAGCCTGCGGCGCCTGGTGCTCGACGGCAACCTGCTGGCCAACCAGCGCATCGCCGACGACACCTTCAGCCGTCTGCAGAACCTCACCGAGCTCTCGCTGGTGCGCAACTCGCTGGCCGCCCCGCCCCTCAACCTGCCCAGCGCCCACCTGCAGAAGCTCTACCTGCAAGACAACGCCATCAGCCACGTCCCCTACAACACGCTGGCCAAGATGCGCGAGCTGGAGCGCCTGGACCTGTCCAACAACAACCTCACCACGCTGCCCCGCGGCCTGTTCGACGACCTGGAGAACCTGGCACAGCTGCTGCTCCGGAACAACCCCTGGTTCTGCGGCTGTAACCTCATGTGGCTGCGGGACTGGGTGAAGGCTCGGGCGGCCGTGGTCAACGTGCGAGGCCTCATGTGCCAGGGCCCCGAGAAGGTGCGGGGCATGGCCATCAAGGACATCACCAGCGAGATGGATGAGTGCTTCGAGACGGGGTCCCAGGGCGGTGCGGCCAACGCCGCCGCCAAGACCACGGCCAGCAACTACGCCTCGGCCACCACACCCCAGGGCTCGCTCTTCACCCTCAAGGCCAAGCGGCCAGGGCTGCGCCTCCCCGACTCCAACCTTGACTACCCCATGGCCACGGGCGATGGGGCCAAGACCCTGGTGATCCACGTGAAGCCCCTGACGGCGGACTCCATCCGCATCACATGGAAGGCCACGCTCCCCGCCTCCTCCTTCCGGCTCAGCTGGCTGCGCCTGGGCCACAGCCCGGCCGTGGGCTCCATCACAGAGACCCTGGTGCAGGGGGACAAGACAGAGTACTTGCTCACGGCCCTGGAGCCCAAGTCCACCTATATCATCTGCATGGTCACCATGGAGACAGGCAACACCTACGTGGCCGACGAGACCCCCGTGTGTGCCAAGGCGGAGACGGCCGACAGCTACGGCCCCACCACCACGCTCAACCAGGAGCAGAATGCAGACCCCATGGCGGGCCTGCCCCTGGCGGGTATCATCGGGGGCGCGGTGgcccttgtctttcttttcctggtcCTTGGGGCCATCTGCTGGTACGTGCACCGGGCCGGCGAGCTGCTGACCCAGGAGCGGGCGTACAACCGGAGCAGCCGGAAAAAGGACGACTATATGGAGTCGGGGACCAAGAAAGATAACTCCATCCTGGAAATCCGCGGCCCCGGGCTGCAAATGCTGCCCATCAACCCTTACCACGCCAAAGAGGAGTACGTGGTCCATACCATCTTCCCCTCCAATGGCAGCAGCCTCTGCAAGGGCACGCACACCATCGGCTACGGCACCACGCGAGGCTACAGGGACGGCGGCATCCCTGACATTGACTACTCCTACACATGA